From one Desulfurococcus sp. genomic stretch:
- a CDS encoding DNA polymerase sliding clamp: protein MFRAVYSNASHLKYIVQAIAKITDEAPLHATPSALEVRVLSPDKSMLTVVGIPASSFEEYSLDGEEQFTVSSMSLNKVMRRGSRNDLVVLELDRSANVLNIMFKDRKTGVERAFQVELLPRIPEPVPDLNLELSVTVKMLVDDYKNMVGDLKAISEEAEFAYQDNKLIVRAVEQQREYIGEYSEGSPLIYLYSTASKARAVYSVDLLAATVKPAAASKHVTISFDSDKPLKVEYELEGGGRITYWIVPRIG, encoded by the coding sequence ATGTTTAGGGCTGTATACTCGAATGCATCCCACCTGAAGTATATAGTGCAGGCTATAGCAAAGATTACTGATGAAGCACCTCTACACGCAACACCCTCCGCCCTGGAGGTTAGAGTCCTCAGCCCTGATAAATCTATGCTGACAGTGGTTGGTATTCCAGCCTCATCTTTCGAAGAGTACAGTTTAGATGGGGAAGAGCAGTTTACTGTGTCATCCATGAGCTTGAATAAAGTTATGAGGCGTGGAAGCCGCAACGACCTCGTAGTATTAGAGCTTGATAGATCCGCTAACGTATTGAACATAATGTTCAAGGATAGGAAGACTGGTGTAGAAAGAGCCTTCCAAGTGGAGCTACTACCAAGGATTCCAGAGCCTGTTCCAGACTTAAATCTAGAGCTGAGTGTAACCGTTAAAATGCTCGTCGACGACTATAAGAACATGGTGGGGGATCTAAAAGCAATTAGCGAGGAAGCGGAGTTCGCATACCAGGATAACAAGCTGATTGTAAGAGCAGTTGAGCAGCAGAGAGAGTACATCGGGGAGTACAGTGAGGGCTCTCCCCTCATCTACCTGTACTCGACTGCTAGTAAAGCTCGCGCAGTATACAGCGTCGACCTTCTCGCAGCAACAGTTAAGCCTGCAGCAGCCTCTAAGCACGTAACCATATCATTCGATAGTGATAAGCCGCTGAAAGTAGAATACGAGTTGGAGGGTGGCGGTAGAATAACATACTGGATTGTACCTAGGATTGGTTAA
- a CDS encoding 2-oxoacid:acceptor oxidoreductase family protein — translation MLVEILFYGRGGQGAVTAANILVEAAMMSGLHGQGFPFFGAERRGAPVTAFARISDKPILRHGMFREADVIVVLDRGLLDLGFVKSGVLKSNGTVIVNTDESSIPIDKINISGRARVYSVNATRIARELGLVIAGWPVVNTSMLGALARATGLVDVETISKAIAEYFENSKIGILNAEAARRAYSETRLIMEV, via the coding sequence ATGCTCGTGGAAATTCTATTCTACGGGAGAGGTGGGCAGGGAGCTGTCACAGCTGCAAACATACTAGTGGAGGCCGCTATGATGAGTGGCCTGCATGGACAGGGGTTCCCGTTCTTCGGTGCTGAGAGGCGGGGGGCACCTGTTACAGCCTTCGCTAGAATCAGTGATAAGCCTATCCTCAGGCACGGCATGTTCAGAGAGGCTGATGTCATAGTAGTACTAGATCGCGGGCTACTTGACCTGGGGTTTGTGAAGTCAGGGGTTCTAAAGAGTAACGGGACTGTAATAGTCAATACTGATGAGAGCAGTATACCTATTGATAAAATCAATATTAGCGGCCGTGCGAGAGTATACAGCGTTAACGCGACTAGAATAGCAAGAGAGCTAGGGCTAGTTATTGCCGGGTGGCCCGTGGTTAACACTAGCATGCTTGGAGCACTAGCCAGGGCGACAGGGCTCGTAGACGTGGAGACTATTAGCAAGGCCATCGCCGAGTACTTCGAGAACAGCAAGATCGGGATTCTCAACGCTGAAGCAGCTAGACGTGCTTACAGTGAAACCAGGCTCATAATGGAGGTGTAA
- a CDS encoding 4Fe-4S binding protein has translation MNVRITPVESGVLPLTKPSIGVAGKTGVWRTERPVVDQGKCTRCFLCEIYCPVNTIRVEPDSGVAINYDYCKGCGICADVCPVNAISMVEEGI, from the coding sequence TTGAATGTAAGGATCACTCCCGTTGAGAGCGGTGTCCTCCCGTTAACAAAACCTAGCATCGGGGTAGCCGGTAAAACCGGTGTGTGGAGAACTGAGAGGCCTGTAGTAGACCAGGGTAAGTGCACAAGGTGCTTCCTATGCGAGATTTACTGTCCAGTTAACACTATAAGAGTTGAACCAGACTCTGGTGTCGCTATCAACTACGATTACTGCAAGGGATGTGGTATCTGCGCTGATGTATGCCCTGTTAACGCTATAAGCATGGTTGAAGAGGGGATCTAA
- a CDS encoding pyruvate ferredoxin oxidoreductase — MGVRKALTGNYSVAYAVKLAKPDVIAAYPITPQTSIVEKLAEFIESGELKASMIRVESEHSALAACFGAAIAGARVFTATSSQGLLYMHEVVHWASRVRIPMVMAIVSRTINAPWNIWPDHSDFMDQRDAGWIMGYAMDNQEVLDLTIQAFKISEHPSVYLPVMIGLEGFILGHTTMPVEIPDEKLVDEWLGSRRQGYVVDGSTPLAVGGLTMPEDTEDIFYGIQEAMEKSKKIIRDVSREYSKLFNRNYTGLTECFKCSDAKYIAVSMGAWSGDLMEAVDALRRDGYPVGVLRLRFYRPFPAEDIWEVAGGVKGIIVYDRSISFGSYGPIYVDLVGSLTAYTRSLPYTSNIVAGIAGVNVTAEDFYKLTKEFVDTIEKGEQPPSFQWVRVRR; from the coding sequence ATGGGTGTGAGGAAAGCTCTCACAGGCAACTACTCTGTAGCCTACGCTGTCAAGCTAGCCAAGCCTGATGTTATAGCAGCATACCCTATAACCCCTCAAACTAGCATTGTAGAGAAGCTTGCCGAGTTCATTGAAAGCGGGGAGCTTAAGGCATCCATGATTAGAGTTGAATCAGAGCACTCGGCGCTAGCAGCCTGTTTCGGAGCAGCTATAGCGGGTGCAAGAGTTTTCACGGCGACGAGTAGCCAGGGTCTACTATATATGCATGAAGTTGTCCACTGGGCTTCGAGGGTGAGGATCCCAATGGTTATGGCTATAGTCTCAAGAACCATAAATGCGCCGTGGAATATATGGCCTGATCACAGCGACTTCATGGATCAGCGTGATGCAGGGTGGATAATGGGCTACGCCATGGATAACCAGGAGGTTCTAGACCTCACTATCCAGGCATTCAAGATAAGCGAGCACCCCTCAGTATACTTACCAGTTATGATCGGTCTTGAAGGATTCATACTAGGGCATACAACAATGCCTGTCGAGATACCCGATGAGAAGCTAGTTGACGAGTGGCTTGGATCACGCAGGCAGGGATACGTGGTGGATGGTAGTACCCCTCTAGCTGTTGGGGGATTAACAATGCCTGAGGATACCGAGGATATATTCTACGGTATTCAGGAAGCTATGGAGAAATCAAAGAAGATTATTCGAGATGTAAGCAGAGAGTACAGTAAGCTCTTCAATAGAAACTATACTGGTCTAACTGAGTGCTTTAAGTGTAGTGACGCTAAGTACATAGCTGTCTCAATGGGTGCTTGGAGCGGCGATCTCATGGAGGCAGTGGATGCATTAAGGAGAGATGGATACCCAGTGGGTGTTCTACGCTTGAGATTCTACAGGCCGTTCCCAGCTGAAGATATATGGGAAGTGGCTGGAGGCGTCAAGGGAATCATAGTATACGATAGGTCAATTAGCTTCGGCTCCTATGGACCGATATACGTGGATCTCGTGGGCAGCCTCACAGCTTACACGAGGAGCCTCCCCTACACATCTAACATTGTAGCGGGAATAGCAGGAGTTAACGTTACAGCAGAAGACTTCTACAAGCTTACAAAGGAGTTCGTGGATACTATTGAGAAAGGCGAGCAGCCGCCTAGTTTCCAGTGGGTTAGAGTAAGGAGGTGA
- a CDS encoding 3-methyl-2-oxobutanoate dehydrogenase subunit beta, giving the protein MRDVVLPGDAACPGCPIPIAWKVLSAVFGEKMVLVIPASCSSVVVGTYPYHSLKTSIIHVPFASAAAVASGVAEALEKRGLSDIQVIAWAGDGGTADIGMASLSGAAERNSNIIYIMYDNEAYMNTGIQRSSSTPMGAWTTTTPIKGKLEPKKDVAKIMIAHGVPYVATASIAYPHDLYSKLQKAREVKGFRYIQIHAPCPIGWRFDPRYTVRVARLAVETGLWVLYEYYNGRLVISSPSRAFMDPSKRKPIEEYLKLQGRFKGVSGEVVEEIKRYVEANWEWIRKHM; this is encoded by the coding sequence ATGAGGGATGTAGTATTACCCGGGGATGCAGCATGCCCTGGATGCCCGATACCAATAGCATGGAAGGTTCTTTCAGCAGTATTCGGCGAGAAAATGGTGCTTGTTATACCGGCAAGCTGCTCTTCTGTTGTTGTTGGAACATACCCGTACCACTCGCTGAAAACAAGTATTATACACGTCCCCTTCGCTTCAGCTGCAGCAGTAGCTTCAGGCGTTGCCGAAGCCCTCGAGAAACGTGGCTTAAGCGATATTCAGGTTATAGCGTGGGCAGGCGACGGTGGTACAGCTGACATAGGAATGGCTAGCTTGAGTGGTGCAGCTGAGAGGAACAGCAACATAATATACATAATGTACGATAATGAAGCATACATGAATACCGGCATCCAGAGGAGCTCTTCAACTCCTATGGGAGCCTGGACTACTACGACGCCTATTAAGGGGAAGCTGGAGCCTAAGAAGGATGTCGCGAAAATAATGATAGCTCACGGCGTACCCTACGTGGCTACAGCAAGTATAGCATATCCCCACGACCTCTACAGCAAGCTCCAGAAGGCTAGAGAAGTAAAAGGCTTCAGGTACATTCAGATCCATGCTCCATGTCCTATCGGCTGGAGATTCGACCCAAGGTATACTGTAAGAGTAGCCAGGCTTGCAGTTGAGACAGGGCTCTGGGTACTCTACGAGTACTATAATGGTAGACTGGTGATTTCAAGCCCGAGTAGGGCATTCATGGATCCATCTAAGAGGAAGCCAATTGAAGAATACCTTAAACTACAAGGAAGATTCAAGGGAGTGTCAGGTGAAGTTGTAGAAGAGATCAAGAGGTACGTGGAAGCTAACTGGGAGTGGATTAGAAAACACATGTAG
- a CDS encoding preprotein translocase subunit Sec61beta — protein sequence MSRKGKRRRETPGMFSAAGLIRYYEESDEGIKLKPSVFVALMIAFTVGIIILSKIAPIA from the coding sequence ATGAGCAGAAAGGGTAAGCGCAGGAGAGAAACACCCGGGATGTTCTCTGCAGCAGGATTAATCAGGTATTACGAGGAGAGTGATGAGGGTATAAAGCTTAAGCCTTCTGTCTTCGTGGCGTTAATGATTGCATTCACTGTAGGCATAATAATTCTATCTAAGATTGCTCCTATAGCATAG
- a CDS encoding HIT domain-containing protein produces the protein MEVLWNPWRYEYIKRFKDESISREECLFCRLKDMSDDEAYVVYRGRYSYIVLNAYPYNSGHVMIAPYEHAGSLEDLPDEVLLEMLQLVKLSMKAIRVAFNPDGFNIGVNVGRAAGAGVPGHVHIHVVPRWVGDTNFMSVISGVKTLPVSLRETYTLLKDAVVNVMSTSGGKDGFNKGSSDN, from the coding sequence ATGGAGGTACTCTGGAACCCATGGAGATACGAGTACATTAAGAGGTTTAAGGATGAAAGCATCAGCAGAGAGGAATGCTTGTTCTGCAGGCTAAAAGACATGAGTGATGACGAAGCATACGTAGTTTACAGAGGCAGGTACTCCTATATAGTGTTAAATGCTTACCCCTACAACTCGGGGCACGTGATGATCGCCCCCTACGAGCATGCTGGTAGCCTAGAAGACCTACCAGACGAGGTTCTCCTCGAGATGCTCCAGCTGGTTAAGCTATCCATGAAGGCTATTAGAGTAGCATTCAACCCGGATGGATTCAACATAGGGGTTAACGTGGGTAGAGCTGCTGGAGCCGGCGTCCCAGGACACGTTCACATACACGTTGTTCCAAGATGGGTAGGGGATACGAACTTCATGTCAGTTATATCAGGTGTTAAAACACTACCAGTAAGTCTCCGTGAAACCTACACTCTACTCAAGGATGCAGTAGTAAACGTTATGTCTACCAGCGGTGGTAAAGATGGTTTCAACAAGGGATCTAGTGATAATTGA
- a CDS encoding DUF2208 domain-containing protein, translating into MAVTPSRKTMLLIQLASIVVFALVSAIIPQYAFIVFILYFVVFMIIAAKSSAKTMKVPPRSELGSPIFKESKAAQVMLMDKTLQAELGKQMKIMMLQFALIFLVLFLLPVYNDYIWPLVAGVAGLTNGSILVNFLRYLGMYLFFIGVMQAFRRLLIREQQALQPGYLAIARSFTVYRKGVVLDEARFIDFTQDICFKVEAERKFVELRNSKNNTPLTRLYTLEVNRLVEKLEEAGLSECRA; encoded by the coding sequence ATGGCAGTCACACCCTCTAGGAAAACTATGCTGCTAATACAGCTGGCCTCGATAGTGGTCTTCGCGCTAGTCTCCGCTATAATACCCCAGTACGCGTTCATAGTGTTCATACTCTACTTTGTGGTCTTCATGATTATAGCTGCGAAGAGCTCGGCTAAAACCATGAAGGTCCCTCCTAGAAGTGAGCTTGGTTCACCTATCTTCAAGGAATCTAAGGCAGCACAGGTCATGCTGATGGATAAGACTCTACAGGCCGAGCTGGGTAAGCAGATGAAGATAATGATGCTTCAGTTTGCTCTCATATTCCTAGTGTTATTCCTGCTACCAGTATACAATGATTACATATGGCCACTAGTAGCTGGGGTAGCCGGGTTAACCAATGGCTCGATCCTCGTGAACTTCTTGAGGTATCTAGGCATGTACCTCTTCTTCATAGGAGTTATGCAGGCTTTTAGACGACTGCTTATAAGAGAGCAGCAGGCACTTCAGCCGGGGTATCTTGCTATAGCTAGGTCCTTCACAGTGTACAGAAAGGGTGTTGTACTAGATGAAGCCAGGTTCATAGATTTCACCCAGGATATATGCTTTAAAGTCGAGGCCGAGAGAAAATTCGTGGAGTTGAGGAACTCTAAGAATAATACGCCTCTAACCAGGCTTTACACTCTAGAGGTAAACCGGCTAGTTGAGAAGCTAGAGGAGGCTGGGCTAAGTGAGTGTAGAGCGTAG
- a CDS encoding DUF72 domain-containing protein — MIKIGCCGFPVSRERYVRELSVVELQNTFYDLPSRDWCKRLRDSLPSGFEIAVKVWQVITHPSTSPTWRRMKSRVKGDVASYGHLKHTKENLEAFMEVYDRARILGARFIILQTPSSMPCTTEHLEAVDSFFKDALKDISNMLVGWELRGECADDNRVTSLMEKHGIIHVVDPFKRKPFVQPGGIAYFRLHGRGAGEINYRYKYSDEDLVELYKLITELDVSEVYVMFNNIYMFEDAVRFKRLLKQKGVNVY, encoded by the coding sequence ATGATAAAAATAGGGTGTTGTGGTTTCCCAGTATCTAGAGAACGGTATGTCAGGGAGTTAAGTGTAGTTGAACTACAAAATACGTTTTATGATCTCCCTTCAAGAGACTGGTGTAAGAGACTACGGGATTCCCTTCCAAGCGGCTTTGAGATAGCAGTTAAAGTCTGGCAGGTGATCACGCATCCCTCTACTTCTCCAACCTGGAGGAGAATGAAGAGTAGAGTGAAAGGAGATGTAGCAAGCTACGGTCACCTCAAGCACACCAAGGAGAACTTGGAGGCCTTTATGGAAGTCTACGATAGGGCTAGAATACTTGGAGCAAGATTTATTATTCTTCAGACACCCTCCAGCATGCCTTGCACCACCGAGCACCTTGAGGCAGTAGACAGCTTCTTCAAAGATGCACTCAAAGACATCAGTAACATGCTTGTTGGATGGGAGCTTAGAGGAGAATGCGCTGATGACAACCGTGTTACAAGCCTTATGGAGAAGCATGGTATCATCCATGTAGTCGACCCCTTCAAGAGGAAGCCGTTTGTCCAGCCTGGAGGAATAGCCTACTTCAGACTGCATGGTAGAGGGGCTGGTGAAATCAACTACAGGTACAAGTATAGTGATGAAGATCTTGTCGAGCTATACAAGCTCATTACAGAGCTAGATGTAAGCGAAGTCTACGTGATGTTCAACAACATCTACATGTTCGAGGATGCAGTGAGATTTAAGAGACTGCTTAAGCAGAAAGGTGTTAACGTATACTAG
- a CDS encoding AbrB/MazE/SpoVT family DNA-binding domain-containing protein produces MSFVIQETVKIDSKGRVTIPMAVRRLFDLREGMQMLMVADKDSREIKLIPLPVAARLVKIKVLVEDRIGVLAELTRYLAELNVDLVTTKCVVLKREELGECEMLVDISKTGWSDPSTIVNELKKLEPVRKAEILELGV; encoded by the coding sequence ATGAGCTTCGTGATACAGGAGACTGTTAAGATAGACTCTAAGGGTAGAGTTACCATACCAATGGCTGTGAGAAGACTCTTCGATCTAAGGGAAGGCATGCAGATGCTCATGGTGGCTGATAAAGATTCACGTGAGATAAAGTTGATTCCACTACCCGTGGCGGCCAGGCTGGTAAAAATAAAAGTGCTCGTCGAGGACAGGATAGGTGTTCTAGCCGAGCTAACCAGGTATCTAGCCGAGCTCAACGTGGATTTAGTGACAACTAAATGCGTAGTATTAAAGCGCGAGGAGCTAGGAGAATGCGAGATGCTTGTTGATATAAGTAAGACAGGGTGGAGCGATCCCTCTACAATAGTAAACGAGTTAAAGAAGCTCGAGCCTGTTAGGAAAGCAGAGATACTCGAGCTAGGCGTATAG
- a CDS encoding phosphoribosyltransferase family protein, translating into MKQVFRVKSGRVLVVRKPSEAEVKAFASRLLNAHSKSKADKMKVRLMASEVLRLLKPNLSYRDLHEITGVSESVLCRYVRGSIVPGIEQAALILSRIALSIDLSSLLKDLVEKEKSNVIDLLRVLKDPYVSRLLSMLLILELTGKEITKIVATAEAVLPLATMISLEFNAPIVLVKRRSYPGIQYYSTSFVRSPKDVETLYLDRDLISRKDKLLVLADVVYTGRTLEAILEMISKSRAEVVDTIAILGLGELWRERLEEHGVKVLTVLPFTL; encoded by the coding sequence GTGAAGCAGGTGTTTAGGGTTAAGAGTGGAAGAGTCCTAGTGGTGAGAAAGCCTAGTGAAGCTGAAGTTAAGGCTTTCGCGTCAAGACTTCTCAACGCTCACTCTAAGAGTAAGGCTGATAAAATGAAGGTTAGACTCATGGCGAGCGAAGTACTCAGGCTTCTGAAACCTAACTTATCCTACAGGGATCTCCACGAGATTACAGGGGTATCCGAGTCAGTTCTCTGCAGGTATGTGAGAGGCTCCATTGTACCAGGGATAGAGCAGGCTGCACTCATCCTCTCAAGAATAGCGCTCTCAATAGACTTAAGTAGCCTGCTGAAAGATCTCGTGGAGAAGGAGAAGAGCAACGTGATAGACTTGCTGAGAGTTCTCAAGGACCCCTACGTCTCCCGTCTTCTCTCAATGCTCTTAATACTAGAGCTCACGGGTAAGGAGATCACCAAGATAGTTGCAACAGCTGAAGCAGTACTCCCGCTAGCTACTATGATCTCCCTTGAGTTCAACGCGCCGATAGTGCTTGTTAAAAGAAGGAGCTATCCTGGAATCCAGTACTATAGTACATCGTTCGTGAGGAGCCCGAAGGATGTTGAAACCCTCTACTTGGATAGGGATCTTATAAGCAGGAAGGATAAGCTACTTGTGCTAGCGGATGTTGTATACACTGGTAGAACCCTTGAAGCAATCTTAGAGATGATCTCTAAGTCTAGAGCGGAGGTAGTTGATACCATAGCTATCCTCGGTTTAGGCGAGTTGTGGAGGGAGAGACTCGAGGAACATGGTGTTAAAGTTCTCACTGTGCTACCTTTCACTCTATAA
- a CDS encoding DEAD/DEAH box helicase: MVYLRVWRWLSDSEFRELLKISDYTGFRDGYKIFSINAEKALRNGYSFDDVAGLIRDLECEIEGSLEELKKAFEEYALTLDWDSVKGHLVLHVHRSLYPRLKPILAELNARRSSETPESLIYRIPPLNLPRLAEHAGRLGIPVRDPLRLLEEKKLPLKPELRGVELRDYQREALQKWIENKYQGIIALPTGSGKTLIGVAAIIERGVRSLIVVYTKEQMIQWRNTLLKYTSIPEAAVGVFHSEEKRVAPVTITTYQSGFRRINSISPFFDMLIIDEVHHLPADKFKYIAIHSIARYRMGLSATPYREDGRHEDLFPLLGSVVYYKAPGDLVATGYLAPYRIVTVKVKLTEDERREYESLRRKYRSLAGLRSFEQVVKDARVDPAAREALRIHSRIQGLLASAKAKIDKAVEIALRELEKGGKIIVFTQFIDQAKEISEKLNAYMLTGEVPVQERKRILEEFRKLEKGVLVVTTVGDEGLDIPDADVGIVVSGTGSRRQFIQRLGRLLRPKTDGREAVLYEIILEKTSEEYQARKRRNMSLNGVLDEKHD; encoded by the coding sequence ATGGTCTACTTAAGAGTGTGGAGATGGCTTAGCGACAGCGAGTTCCGCGAGCTCTTAAAGATCTCTGATTACACTGGATTCAGGGATGGATACAAGATATTCTCCATTAACGCCGAGAAGGCTTTGAGAAACGGATACAGTTTTGATGATGTAGCAGGGTTGATCAGGGATCTCGAGTGCGAGATTGAGGGTTCGCTTGAAGAACTCAAAAAGGCTTTCGAGGAGTATGCTTTAACACTAGACTGGGATAGTGTTAAAGGACACCTAGTACTCCACGTGCATAGAAGCCTCTACCCTAGGTTGAAGCCTATACTAGCAGAGCTTAACGCTAGGAGAAGCTCTGAAACACCTGAATCACTCATCTACAGGATCCCCCCGTTGAATCTACCACGGCTCGCAGAGCATGCCGGCAGGCTTGGAATACCAGTTAGGGATCCACTCAGATTGCTCGAGGAGAAGAAACTTCCCTTGAAACCCGAGCTCAGAGGTGTCGAGTTAAGAGACTACCAGCGTGAAGCCCTCCAGAAGTGGATTGAGAACAAGTATCAGGGTATAATTGCTCTGCCGACAGGTTCAGGTAAAACCCTCATAGGAGTTGCCGCGATTATCGAGAGGGGAGTCCGCTCTCTCATAGTAGTTTACACGAAGGAGCAGATGATCCAGTGGAGGAACACTCTCCTCAAGTACACCAGTATTCCTGAAGCGGCAGTAGGAGTATTCCACAGTGAGGAGAAACGGGTAGCACCGGTGACGATTACAACGTATCAGAGCGGGTTCCGCCGGATAAACTCTATTTCCCCATTCTTCGACATGCTCATAATAGATGAAGTACACCACTTACCAGCCGATAAATTCAAGTATATAGCGATACACAGTATAGCAAGGTATCGCATGGGCTTATCTGCTACTCCTTACAGAGAGGATGGCAGGCACGAAGACCTCTTCCCACTACTAGGTAGTGTAGTCTACTATAAGGCACCCGGCGACCTAGTAGCAACAGGGTATCTAGCACCCTACAGGATTGTGACAGTTAAGGTCAAGTTAACTGAGGATGAGCGCAGGGAGTATGAGAGCTTAAGGCGAAAGTATCGCAGTCTCGCCGGATTGAGAAGCTTCGAGCAAGTAGTTAAAGACGCCAGGGTGGACCCGGCGGCTAGAGAAGCTCTCAGAATACATAGCAGGATACAAGGGCTTCTAGCCTCAGCGAAAGCGAAGATAGATAAGGCTGTAGAGATAGCTTTAAGGGAACTCGAGAAGGGAGGTAAGATAATAGTTTTCACACAGTTCATCGATCAAGCTAAAGAGATAAGCGAGAAGCTGAATGCTTACATGCTTACAGGCGAGGTACCAGTTCAGGAGAGAAAGCGTATTCTAGAGGAGTTCAGGAAGCTGGAGAAGGGTGTTCTAGTAGTAACCACGGTTGGAGACGAAGGCCTCGACATCCCGGACGCGGATGTAGGAATAGTGGTCTCAGGCACCGGGTCCCGCCGCCAATTCATTCAGCGCTTAGGGAGACTGCTGAGACCGAAGACTGATGGCAGAGAGGCTGTTCTATACGAGATTATACTCGAGAAGACCAGTGAGGAGTACCAGGCAAGGAAGCGTAGGAACATGAGCCTTAATGGAGTCCTCGATGAGAAGCATGATTAA
- the albA gene encoding DNA-binding protein Alba gives MSQPQSANTVLVGKKPVMNYVIAILTLAHQGVKEIYVKARGRAISKAVDAVEIIKNRFLPGKVDVDEIKIGSQTLTNPQGRESRVSIIEIKIKVKE, from the coding sequence ATGTCGCAGCCGCAGAGTGCAAACACCGTACTAGTAGGTAAGAAGCCGGTAATGAACTACGTGATAGCTATTCTAACCCTAGCACACCAGGGTGTCAAGGAGATATATGTCAAGGCTCGCGGAAGAGCCATAAGCAAGGCTGTCGATGCAGTCGAGATAATAAAGAACAGGTTCCTGCCTGGCAAAGTAGATGTCGATGAAATCAAGATAGGCAGCCAGACTCTAACAAACCCCCAGGGCAGGGAGTCTAGGGTCAGCATAATAGAGATAAAGATAAAAGTAAAAGAGTAA